The following are encoded together in the Phaseolus vulgaris cultivar G19833 chromosome 9, P. vulgaris v2.0, whole genome shotgun sequence genome:
- the LOC137820030 gene encoding tRNA (carboxymethyluridine(34)-5-O)-methyltransferase yields MIHSVLKTSRFLNPHREALGLTSVVGDFVCHLALSSMKQINSKVDSSLCTLAPSKEPSIADSVSASGNGTISSMSVQSTPEIEKKFVHHVYDAIAPHFSATRFAKWPKVSSFLSSLPLGSLLLDAGCGNGKYLGLNQDCSFIGCDISPSLIKICSDRGHEVLVADAVNLPYRTGFGDAAISIAVLHHLSTENRRRKAIEELVRVVKKGGHVLITVWAVEQEDTTLITKWTPLPEKYVEEWVGPGSPRARTPSPLPLESIPESEESSTGENIKVCSETNVYRDLEEEKHIKNQQEYFVPWHLPYHRAEISGASAHALAAGLATKDDRKGAVVYNRYYHVFSEGELESLTTGINNARIVDQFFDKSNWCIILEKTA; encoded by the exons ATGATTCATAGTGTTCTAAAAACAAGTAGATTCCTCAATCCACATAGAGAAGCCCTTGGTTTGACCAGTGTAGTTGGTGATTTTGTTTGTCATTTAGCACTTAGTTCAATGAAACAAATCAATTCTAAAGTGGATTCTAGTTTGTGCACTCTTGCCCCCAGTAAGGAACCCTCAATTGCAGATTCCGTGTCAGCCAGTGGGAACGGTACTATTTCATCTATGAGTGTACAATCCACCCCTGAAATAGAAAAGAAGTTTGTTCATCATGTATATGATGCTATTGCTCCGCATTTCAGTGCCACTCGGTTCGCCAAGTGGCCGAAGGTTTCATCATTTTTGTCATCTTTGCCTTTGGGATCTCTTCTCCTTGATGCGGGATGCGGGAATGGGAAATACCTGGGTTTGAATCAGGATTGCTCTTTCATAGGATGTGATATAAGTCCATCCCTGATTAAAATCTGCTCGGATAGAGGGCATGAAGTTTTGGTAGCAGATGCTGTGAATCTTCCTTACAGAACTGGATTTGGTGATGCGGCTATATCAATAGCAGTGTTACATCacttaagcactgaaaatagaaGGAGAAAAGCAATAGAAGAATTGGTCAGAGTGGTTAAAAAGGGTGGCCATGTTCTGATTACAGTTTGGGCTGTAGAGCAAGAGGATACGACACTAATTACCAAATGGACTCCGCTGCCTGAAAAGTATGTTGAAGAGTGGGTAGGACCAGGTAGTCCTCGTGCTCGGACACCCTCACCCTTGCCATTAGAAAGTATTCCTGAAAGTGAGGAGAGTAGCACTGGTGAGAACATAAAAGTTTGCAGTGAGACAAATGTCTACAGAGATTTGGAGGAAGAAAAACATATAAAGAATCAACAGGAATACTTTGTTCCCTGGCATTTACCTTATCATCGTGCTGAAATCAGTGGTGCTTCTGCTCATGCTCTTGCTGCTGGTCTGGCAACTAAAGATGACAGAAAAGGTGCTGTGGTGTATAATCGATATTATCATGTTTTTAGTGAAGGCGAACTTGAAAG TTTGACAACTGGAATAAACAATGCTAGAATTGTTGATCAGTTTTTTGATAAATCCAACTGGTGTATTATTCTAGAGAAAACAGCATGA